Proteins encoded by one window of Leishmania infantum JPCM5 genome chromosome 32:
- a CDS encoding putative coatomer epsilon subunit — translation MTDVLFDVRNALVVGNYHQAIADGSTARALSSRPADVAAFNAEKNAVVALGQIGLGQVDAVISQLRSESNPLLVTIRTWAELICATRDYGVLSDPATNVTQRLQSDAENVAADAVYKAVFATTALLYQQDVIGALTLAKKWLGELPTPEGALVRRYTVELHGVAAEALLRLNRPDEAAKEVKRMEQVDSEAIVTILYSGIVSLHQAASDVHVANYNAAVSAFKEVQLRCGQSIMVSNLMALAHMGLKDYDAAERSLLDALAVRSNDEATLVNLAAVSAHKAKSLDDAERYIQQAASMHGTWGQAYHAKERNLDEDISAFMLEE, via the coding sequence ATGACAGACGTCCTCTTTGACGTGCGCAACGCCCTCGTGGTGGGCAACTACCATCAGGCGATCGCTGATGGGAGCACTGCACGCGCTCTGTCAAGCCGGCCGGCTGATGTGGCCGCCTTCAACGCGGAGAAGAACGCGGTGGTCGCGCTGGGTCAGATTGGTCTCGGCCAAGTCGACGCCGTTATCAGTCAGCTGCGCTCGGAGAGCAACCCGCTGCTCGTGACAATTCGCACGTGGGCAGAGCTCATTTGCGCTACGCGCGACTACGGTGTCCTCTCCGATCCGGCCACGAACGTCACGCAGCGTCTGCAAAGCGATGCGGAGAATGTGGCGGCGGACGCTGTCTACAAGGCTGTATTCGCTACCACAGCCCTGCTTTACCAGCAAGACGTCATCGGGGCGCTGACGCTGGCAAAGAAGTGGCTCGGCGAGTTGCCCACTCCGGAGGGGGCGCTGGTCAGGCGCTACACGGTGGAGCTGCACGGtgtggcggcagaggcgctgctgcggctgaaTCGACCAGATGAGGCGGCGAAAGAGGTAAAGCGCATGGAGCAGGTGGACAGCGAGGCGATCGTGACCATACTGTACAGCGGCATTGTTTCCCTCCATCAGGCCGCATCTGACGTGCACGTGGCCAACTATAACGCGGCCGTATCCGCCTTcaaggaggtgcagctgcggtgtGGGCAGAGCATCATGGTGTCGAACTTGATGGCCCTGGCGCACATGGGTCTCAAGGACTACGACGCGGCTGAGCGCTCGCTGCTCGACGCGCTAGCCGTCCGCTCCAACGATGAGGCCACACTGGTGaacctcgccgccgtcagtgCCCACAAAGCGAAGTccctcgacgacgccgagcgCTACATCCAGCAGGCGGCCTCGATGCATGGTACGTGGGGCCAGGCCTACCACGCCAAGGAGCGGAACCTCGACGAAGATATTAGCGCTTTCATGTTGGAGGAGTAG
- a CDS encoding putative zinc finger protein 2: MQMNSYAGGYSTHNRSYAAMVPPPVPMPPGWEMAYTPNGEIYYIDHNTRTTHWQLPAEYTMQQSICSYRGPQRQRRGIDRSKAKTKMCMNIENGGTCSYGANCAFAHSSEELSTHPHFNPAPDAGYSAK; the protein is encoded by the coding sequence ATGCAGATGAACTCCTACGCTGGTGGCTACAGCACCCACAACCGCAGCTACGCGGCAATGGttccgccgccggtgccgatgccTCCTGGCTGGGAGATGGCGTACACTCCCAACGGCGAAATCTATTACATTGACCACAATACTCGTACTACGCACTGGCAACTACCAGCGGAGTACACCATGCAGCAGTCCATCTGCAGCTACCGTggcccgcagcgccagcgccgcggtaTCGACCGTAGCAAGGCCAAGACAAAGATGTGCATGAACATTGAGAACGGCGGCACGTGCTCTTACGGGGCCAACTGCGCCTTTGCCCACTCCTCGGAGGAGCTGTCGACGCACCCTCACTTCAACCCCGCTCCAGACGCGGGCTACAGCGCGAAGTAG